The Theileria orientalis strain Shintoku DNA, chromosome 2, complete genome genome has a window encoding:
- a CDS encoding uncharacterized protein (tubulin-tyrosine ligase family protein) has protein sequence MMYSGNGVRDNASLIKRHKSLQIAYTFEKKLLINKDDNYANDINKNGAVLKRKNSRRSDQAVRSNGHENNTFNCSADDETDMKIARYIDGIILTLSNEDKYSKNNRLRSSSVLSSKPKNTTLNKLLSTRLCEIVKIKESCKCKEKEGPTRKTTFRISESCAKQYHEIKPVLNLSEARNDSSLLNSCLKSLKWKGCSYNAGDIYWFGFSISFNQMCDMISRNKCVSYSRMMINKYPDMNEITKKSYFYHLLNTYSVYLGDDQWFPKSFSMPEDLKRVLHTLEKDVPLIFKPSNGSMGHGVKLVTVPHDITDEMLLNYTAQEYIARPLLLNGKKFDIRVYLLLIGETRAFIYKNSLVRVCTEEYSYPSKDNSKNNFIHLTNYSINKSNVSSYHRGDLDDERNNKQLLFPVLDNLEDVGYDKKEIWNQIVNICSLVCGTVGPEIHLNSRLSTSKSKNLRKMPGYFQILGLDVIIDSYGKAWLLEVNSCPSLKTSYFDGKNFKEDSVDLRVKVPLVTGALNLVHQYEFLKKSKDSQAMNFKDGPNLSKVRQTPSNVADTENGGIDKNHPTINCENIIDDIDDDWEEVGITGSGRLENLMRLFKIAKRENWETNTLSKREWISFCTSGGITDLASLIMIIMSKYTGTKSKPNISLENKIAANCESDVLKNESYMSGKNLVSQMFSESVGRHGREGERRICFSYFVYILGQISKLVEKWIKKTQREIVYNMCEKYKIMIKLDELDWKTYQPHKSSEKIKVEVTEDLLNLLNHNFNL, from the exons ATGATGTATTCTGGTAATGGTGTAAGGGACAATGCCAGCTTAATCAAGAGACACAAAAGTCTACAAATtgcctacacatttgaaaaaaaattaCTAATTAATAAAGATGATAATTATGcaaatgatataaataaaaatggagCCGTTTTGAAGAGGAAAAATAGTAGAAGGTCAGACCAGGCTGTCCGCAGTAACGGGcatgaaaataatacatttaattGCTCCGCTGATGATGAAACTGATATGAAAATAGCAAGATACATAGATGGAATAATACTTACTTTGTCGAACGAGGATAAATATTCCAAAAATAATAGGTTGAGGAGTAGCAGTGTTCTCAGCTCTAAGCCTAAGAATACAACTTTAAACAAGCTTCTTTCCACCAGGTTGTGTGAGatagttaaaattaagGAATCGTGCAAGTGTAAAGAGAAAGAAGGTCCTACAAGGAAGACTACTTTTAGGATATCAGAATCGTGTGCAAAGCAGTACCATGAGATAAAACCGGTGCTAAATTTATCCGAAGCTAGGAACGATTCTTCGCTTTTAAACTCCTGTTTAAAGAGTCTAAAGTGGAAGGGTTGCAGCTACAATGCTGGAGATATATACTGGTTCGGGTTCTCAATTAGTTTCAATCAAATGTGTGACATGATTTCtagaaataaatgtgtaagctACTCCAGGATGATGATCAATAAGTACCCAGACATGAACGAGATAACCAAAAAGAGCTACTTCTATCACCTTTTGAACACCTACAGTGTGTATCTCGGAGATGATCAGTGGTTTCCTAAGAGCTTCAGTATGCCTGAGGACTTGAAGAGGGTGTTACACACCCTGGAAAAAGATGTTCCTCTTATATTTAAGCCTTCTAATGGCTCCATGGGCCATGGTGTAAAGCTTGTGACCGTTCCTCATGATATTACTGACGAAATGCTCCTCAATTACACTGCTCAGGAGTACATTGCACGTCCCCTGCTGCTGAATGGCAAAAAATTTGATATCAGGGTCTACCTTCTGCTGATTGGTGAAACAAGGGCCTTCATCTACAAGAACTCGCTCGTCAGGGTCTGCACTGAGGAGTACAGTTACCCTTCAAAGGACAATTCTAAAAACAACTTCATCCACCTCACCAACTACAGCATCAACAAATCCAACGTTTCAAGCTACCACAGGGGCGACCTGGACGATGAAAGGAACAACAAACAGTTACTCTTTCCCGTGTTGGATAATCTCGAGGACGTAGGCTACGATAAGAAGGAGATATGGAATCAAATTGTCAACATCTGTTCACTGGTGTGTGGTACCGTGGGCCCCGAAATCCACCTCAACAGCCGATTGTCCACTTCAAAGA gTAAAAATCTCAGAAAAATGCCCGGATACTTCCAAATACTAGGATTGGACGTGATAATTGACTCGTATGGAAAGGCCTGGCTTCTTGAGGTAAACAGTTGCCCTAGCCTCAAAACGAGCTACTTTGATGGCAAGAACTTCAAGGAAGACTCTGTGGATTTGAGGGTAAAGGTGCCTCTGGTGACTGGAGCCCTGAATCTAGTACACCAATACGAATTCCttaaaaaatcaaaggATTCGCAGGCAATGAACTTCAAAGACGGCCCAAACCTCAGTAAAGTTAGACAAACTCCCTCAAATGTAGCTGATACTGAAAATGGTGGCATAGATAAAAATCATCCAACGATCAATTGCGAAAATATTATTGATGATATTGATGATGATTGGGAGGAGGTTGGAATTACCGGCTCAGGGAGACTTGAAAATCTAATGAGGCTGTTCAAAATAGCTAAGAGGGAGAACTGGGAAACAAACACACTTTCAAAAAGAGAATGGATATCCTTTTGCACGTCTGGAGGCATAACAGATCTGGCTAGCCTAATAATGATCATAATGTCAAAATACACAGGTACGAAAAGTAAACCTAATATTAGCttagaaaacaaaattgCTGCCAATTGTGAAAGTGATGTCTTGAAAAATGAAAGTTACATGTCTGGAAAAAATTTGGTGTCCCAAATGTTCTCAGAATCCGTAGGAAGGCATGGAAGAGAAGGAGAAAGAAGAATTTGCTTCTCATACTTTGTGTACATTCTGGGCCAAATTTCAAAATTGGTGGAAAAATGGATTAAGAAAACACAGAGAGAAATCGTATACAATATGtgtgaaaaatataaaataatgattaAACTGGATGAGCTGGATTGGAAAACATATCAACCTCACAAATCatcagaaaaaataaaagtggAAGTTACAGAggatttattaaatcttttaaatcataattttaatttgtga
- a CDS encoding farnesyl-protein transferase beta subunit — protein MDYLRNKHLNRVEKFLFKLNNVILLVIDGESSSEKDEEDLSPENEEYIIDYVSELLIKYVVSVCEDDDLSENKGSENIEESVESQKLVEHDCNEVYSSRIALALKNLISSGVTLRSFDRMTGANMFGCSEESTRNVATKGGSLNANSRTGCESDKDGSVKTKSNESVLSKLGELNEEAVDDPDELVYSKTEVSNLLKFRVCRLVLEFISDVPEFVQGNYVGIRYTEHGQHVLRRFCHLCVSVSPFKSERHLRYLKGHLSCTGPTKMINLGYLDSSRPWIVYWALHSLCLLGEDIVPYKERYYNAVTSAVQTLLLCWDEERGGFGGGRFQRGHVATSYAAICVLRMLHSLHEVDTRKLHSFLMDMKLDSGAFTTTYGGEYDTRSTYCAVACASMTGLLTEELARNTAEFVQSCQTYEGGIAAEPGLEAHAGYTYCGVACLALLGQLHRLNLNKLHYWAVRRVTSQFGFQGRPHKLVDSCYSFWIGAVLHIVSSTSGTGRADELIQLLTRCYVLAVAQTGGGFRDKPNKSPDLYHTCYSLSYLNIVSPIAKHRHDVLLNVLEL, from the exons ATGGACTATTTAAGGAATAAACATTTGAACAGAGTAGagaaatttttatttaaactgaATAATGTGATATTATTGGTTATAGATGGAGAGAGTTCGTCTGAAAAG GACGAGGAGGATTTGAGTCCCGAGAATG AGGAATATATCATAGACTACGTATCGGAATTacttataaaatatgtcGTTTCGGTGTGCGAAGACGACGACTTGTCAGAAAATAAGGGCTCGGAGAACATAGAGGAGTCAGTCGAGAGTCAAAAGTTGGTTGAACATGATTGCAATGAGGTGTACTCGTCTAGAATAGCATTGGCACTCAAGAATCTTATTTCGTCAGGAGTTACCCTGCGCTCGTTTGATAGGATGACTGGCGCCAATATGTTCGGCTGTTCTGAAGAGTCTACAAGGAATGTAGCTACTAAAGGTGGCTCTCTCAATGCCAACTCTAGAACTGGTTGTGAATCAGATAAAGATGGATCAGTTAAAACTAAGTCGAATGAGTCTGTATTGAGCAAATTAGGTGAGCTTAATGAGGAGGCAGTGGATGACCCAGATGAGCTCGTTTACTCGAAGACTGAAGTGTCAAATTTGCTTAAATTTAGAGTCTGTAGACTAGTGTTGGAGTTCATTAGCGATGTGCC TGAATTTGTACAGGGAAATTATGTCGGCATCAGGTACACGGAACACGGCCAGCACGTACTGAGACGGTTCTGTCACCTGTGCGTGTCGGTGTCGCCGTTTAAGTCTGAGAGGCACCTGAGGTACTTGAAGGGCCACTTGTCGTGCACTGGGCCGACCAAGATGATAAACCTGGGATACTTGGACTCCTCGCGTCCCTGGATAGTATACTGGGCCTTGCACTCACTGTGTTTGCTGGGAGAAGACATCGTCCCTTACAAGGAGAGGTATTATAACGCAGTTACATC GGCCGTTCAAACTCTCCTGCTGTGTTGGGATGAAGAGCGCGGAGGCTTCGGAGGCGGAAGGTTCCAACGGGGGCACGTGGCCACTTCATACGCGGCGATTTGTGTTCTCAGGATGTTGCACTCGCTGCACGAGGTGGACACGCGTAAGCTCCACTCGTTCCTGATGGACATGAAGCTGGATAGCGGCGCTTTCACCACAACCTACGGGGGAGAGTACGACACCAGGAGCACATACTGCGCCGTCGCCTGTGCGAGCATGACGGGCCTACTCACTGAGGAGCTCGCGAGAAACACAGCGGAGTTCGTTCAAAGTTGCCAGACCTACGAGGGCGGCATCGCTGCAGAACCGGGTCTTGAGGCTCACGCCGGCTACACTTACTGCGGAGTGGCATGTCTGGCACTGCTTGGGCAACTGCACAGACTCAACCTGAACAAGCTCCACTACTGGGCAGTGCGCAGAGTCACAAGTCAGTTTGGCTTCCAGGGCAGGCCTCACAAGTTGGTCGATTCCTGCTACTCCTTTTGGATCGGCGCCGTGCTACACATCGTCAGCAGTACCAGTGGTACTGGAAGAGCCGACGAACTGATCCAATTGCTCACCCGGTGCTACGTGCTCGCGGTTGCTCAGACTGGGGGCGGCTTCAGGGACAAGCCTAACAAGTCGCCTGACCTGTACCACACGTGCTACTCCCTATCGTACCTCAACATCGTTAGCCCAATAGCTAAACACAGACACGACGTTCTACTCAACGTGCTCGAACTGTAG
- a CDS encoding uncharacterized protein (calcium-binding EF-hand domain containing protein) — translation MVPVGLKILSKSVAFAARFFTPLFLLSLFIVSNVFNLNELKLSKIIFDGFCNNENMDGLGRIVCPMVPMEDPFFNNTHLNKQYNIPLLISTTKIKDDIVINADSSAPSSLYLIMEVCNSYKTNVSKSTLLADLCVLINDTLKETRNEFKFNQNLSGGHEELVKWKNVAALLQRLPNNGKLSHITLLSSLNKNKILEKVINSVLSLNESENKENLSESPELTTDLLVTSDILTLVGDPFKLLSGVAFPELIYNSFGTIHESIYRLFLSFPEASAALLHMRNLGFEGPEFSSFEPKIDRFTYLAIFLSSFQLLLTYSFEFVPLYSGIVKSAYNRDVTHQKYKYSHLLSEFTDDLESKTFVENIMMSLNAFAINLNLRNKLFMAGDIGFKFTKKLVEILALMNIPSDNMYNKDRQALISLKLNEGLTYLGKFISFDHDSDGFISFEEFTKASIDLNSFVDDVMSVFNSKEEQKGDQEGLQADDDGLQFVNMLKSQNSLYDKIIDEFIISDIDRNDNLSVEEFIELTLSTSIAENIHT, via the coding sequence atggtcCCAGTAGGACTGAAGATACTATCTAAATCGGTGGCGTTTGCTGCCCGTTTCTTCACTccattatttttgttatcCCTGTTCATCGTATCAAAcgtgtttaatttaaatgagcTGAAACTGTCAAAGATAATTTTTGACGGCTTCTGTAACAATGAAAATATGGACGGACTGGGAAGAATAGTCTGTCCAATGGTCCCGATGGAGGACCCGTTCTTTAATAATACTCACTTAAACAAGCAATATAATATACCGTTGTTAATATCTACTACAAAAATTAAGGATGATATCGTCATAAATGCAGATTCTTCTGCGCCTTCCTCATTATACCTAATAATGGAAGTGTGCAACTCCTACAAAACAAATGTCAGTAAATCGACACTTTTGGCCGACCtttgtgttttaataaacgATACATTGAAGGAAACTAGAAACGAGTTTAAGTTTAACCAAAATTTAAGTGGCGGTCacgaggagctggtgaAATGGAAAAATGTGGCTGCACTACTTCAGAGGCTGCCAAATAACGGTAAATTATCACACATTACGCTGCTATccagtttaaataaaaacaaaattcTTGAAAAGGTCATCAACAGtgttttaagtttaaacGAGAGTGAGAACAAAGAAAATTTATCGGAATCGCCAGAGTTGACGACTGACCTATTGGTGACTAGCGACATTCTTACATTGGTAGGGGACCCATTTAAACTGTTGTCTGGCGTTGCGTTCCCCGAACTGATTTACAACAGTTTTGGGACTATTCATGAGTCGATTTATAGGCTGTTTCTGTCCTTTCCGGAGGCCTCTGCGGCTCTCCTACACATGAGGAATCTCGGGTTCGAAGGTCCCGAGTTCTCTTCGTTTGAGCCTAAAATCGATAGGTTTACTTATCTCGCCATTTTTTTAAGTTCATTTCAGCTACTCTTGACTTATTCTTTCGAGTTTGTGCCACTTTACTCCGGAATTGTTAAGTCGGCCTATAACAGAGACGTAACTCATCAAAAATACAAGTATTCACACCTTTTGAGTGAATTCACCGATGATTTAGAGTCCAAAACATTTGTAGAAAACATAATGATGAGTTTAAATGCATTTgctataaatttaaacttaagGAACAAGCTTTTTATGGCCGGCGATATTGGGTTTAAATTCACCAAAAAACTGGTCGAAATACTCGCTTTAATGAACATACCTAGCGataatatgtacaataaagACAGACAGGCCTTAATTTCATTGAAACTTAATGAAGGTTTAACGTACTTGGGCAAGTTCATATCGTTCGACCACGACAGCGACGGATTTATATCATTTGAGGAGTTTACCAAGGCCTCAATAGATTTAAACAGCTTCGTTGATGATGTGATGAGCGTCTTCAACAGCAAGGAGGAGCAGAAGGGGGACCAAGAAGGCTTACAGGCCGACGATGATGGGCTGCAGTTCGTGAACATGCTGAAATCGCAGAATTCACTCTACGATAAAATCATAGACGAGTTTATAATATCGGACATCGATCGAAACGACAATTTAAGCGTGGAAGAATTCATTGAGCTGACGTTGTCCACAAGCATTGCggaaaatatacacacatag
- a CDS encoding uncharacterized protein (protein of unknown function DUF1000 family protein), which yields MHSSGCGCKAEHELASSFICLREYLNISSIRVLNSTSDPNSGGLIFKKYGERLSDFHVISDDVETELLFTVPFSQPCDVHNLLVVNESDSVLKVKIYANRPEFDFSDIDTTTPSLKLDLPPDWHGSFVHSLGSRQFRGVDNLAIHFLSNEGEVKLRYIGLRGRPLNVSTGVVDVTYEVTPAPNPSENLAELRGFRVIE from the exons ATGCATTCCTCTGGTTGTGGTTGCAAGGCTGAACACGAATTAGCATCCAGTTTTATTTGCCTTAGAGAGTACCTAAATATATCCTCAATTAGAGTGTTGAATAGTACCTCA GATCCGAACTCCGGAGGCTTGATATTTAAGAAGTATGGAGAGCGCCTAAGCGATTTTCATGTAATAAGTGACGATGTGGAGACTGAATTGTTGTTTACAGTGCCATTCTCGCAACCGTGCGATGTGCATAATCTCCTGGTTGTAAACGAGAGCGACAGTGTTTTAAAGGTTAAAATATACGCAAATAGACCGGAATTTGATTTTAGCGACATTGATACAACCACACCCTCCCTGAAATTGGATTTACCTCCAGATTGGCACGGGTCATTTGTACATTCTCTAGGGTCTAGACAGTTTAGAGGAGTTGATAACCTGGCAATTCACTTTTTATCTAACGAAGGAGAAGTTAAGTTGCGCTACATTGGACTGCGAGGAAGGCCGTTAAACGTGTCAACTGGAGTAGTTGATGTGACTTACGAAGTGACGCCCGCTCCAAATCCCAGTGAAAATTTGGCTGAATTGCGTGGTTTCAGAGTGATAGAATAA
- a CDS encoding uncharacterized protein (Fcf2 pre-rRNA processing domain containing protein): protein MDSNTASLTPEQLELVKFGSLGSKKLRRLYFNSVESNSGEASTLNPKVTAAGATGDRPENAANTNIDVKLNLDLNNYLKRDFNSVSKTDSRSTEYKRSDKKNDTEKEWAAIREAEPTHTALREWKSIQLRGFVDPKRFYKNTKSKLEEMPRQFQIGKIVSQSKSINFGNIEDGSKSTPSGSTSQSKGRRRTRKKPSLITSMLKDDKGWVNKRYNEIQSEKTKGSKGWYQRQLKKRKRG, encoded by the exons ATGGATTCCAACACAGCATCTCTGACCCCTGAGCAATTGGAGCTGGTTAAATTTGGAAGTTTGGGCTCAAAAAAGTTAAGAagactttattttaactctGTTGAGTCAAACTCGGGTGAAGCTTCTACGCTTAATCCCAAAGTCACAGCCGCTGGCGCAACTGGTGATAGACCAGAAAACGCCGCTAACACCAATATAGATGTTAAATTGAatttagatttaaataattatttaaaaagagaCTTCAACAGCGTTTCTAAAACTGACAGTCGCAGCACTG AATATAAAAGGTCAGATAAAAAGAATGATACTGAGAAGGAGTGGGCCGCGATAAGGGAGGCTGAGCCGACTCACACAGCTTTGAGGGAGTGGAAGTCAATACAGCTGAGAGGATTCGTGGATCCCAAAAGGTTCTACAAAAATACGAAGAGTAAGCTGGAAGAGATGCCCAGGCAGTTCCAAATAGGGAAGATAGTCAGCCAGTCGAAGAGCATAAACTTTGGCAACATTGAGGACGGCAGCAAGTCGACGCCGAGTGGCTCCACCAGTCAGTCGAAAGGCAGGAGAAGAACGAGAAAGAAGCCGAGCTTGATAACAAGCATGTTGAAGGACGACAAGGGCTGGGTGAACAAGAGGTACAACGAAATACAAAGTGAAAAGACTAAGGGGTCTAAAGGCTGGTACCAGCGCCAGctgaaaaaaaggaaacgAGGATAA
- a CDS encoding uncharacterized protein (protein of unknown function DUF529 repeat containing protein), giving the protein MGLCRWQIWLYIYLLSRGGNNAAKCIGTDTKIANTQSHHNSDVLPLTGQSLPNDFEYQLLELDVKVKHTDQYVTYKKNPRTEREKYTSKPGYLFCRIVKGDQLIAQVENERYFDRVILYKDQSGNRNMRCLFPGDTDNEDPDEPLPSIESDSSDNQMALVDISNQFSTDQVQYIYNHSNQSYTFTAKHGYVISRVTKGDRLLWDSRDYCNVCAISVYVGLNEAGEKVFRVYFPGQPPKFSPQVPDLKLKPNEIVLDVLEFLTRKFDPDKSPQRTKYNVRRLFNDLDYEIMPNIRCVRVTCGNLRVWDKGERGIIYPKSVTYTTDLNQVVVRNAKKGVIYQIIKGRMYYVSTSEYSDFDKPDRFADYYPYDETDQWHNYRLLDPEEKHITKEDQCPENVLNHSLTLCFPMLAFKLGAVMAPDSYP; this is encoded by the exons ATGGGCCTCTGTCGGTGGCAAATATGGTTgtacatttatttgttgAGCCGCGGCGGAAATAACGCCGCCAAATGCATTGGCACAGACACAAAAATCGCAAACACTCAATCTCACCACAATAGCGACGTTTTACCACTAACTGGTCAGTCTTTACCAAACGACTTTGAATACCAACTGCTCGAACTGGACGTCAAGGTCAAGCACACTGATCAATATGTAACTTATAAAAAGAACCCTAGGACTGAGCGGGAGAAGTACACTTCCAAACCTGGGTATTTGTTCTGCAGAATCGTCAAAGGTGATCAACTCATTGCCCAGGTGGAAAATGAGCGATATTTTGACAGAGTAATTCTGTACAAGGACCAATCGGGCAATCGGAACATGAGATGCCTCTTCCCGGGCGACACCGATAATGAAGATCCTGATGAGCCTTTACCCTCTATTGAAAGTGACTCTTCTGATAATCAAATGGCCTTGGTCGACATCAGTAACCAATTTAGCACCGACCAAGTTCAGTACATATACAACCACTCGAACCAATCCTACACCTTCACTGCCAAGCACGGTTATGTCATATCCAGGGTTACCAAAGGTGACAGGTTGCTCTGGGACTCTAGGGACTACTGCAACGTGTGCGCCATTAGCGTTTACGTGGGCTTGAATGAAGCGGGCGAAAAGGTCTTTAGAGTTTACTTCCCAGGCCAGCCGCCCAAGTTTTCGCCTCAAGTTCCAGATTTAAAGCTCAAGCCTAACGAAATAGTGCTAGATGTGCTCGAATTTTTAACCCGAAAGTTCGATCCTGACAAATCTCCCCAACGGACCAAGTACAACGTACGAAGGCTGTTCAACGACCTCGACTACGAGATTATGCCTAACATTCGGTGTGTTAGGGTCACCTGCGGTAACCTCAGGGTCTGGGACAAAGGTGAGCGTGGAATAATTTACCCTAAGTCCGTTACCTACACTACTGACTTAAACCAGGTTGTCGTACGTAATGCGAAGAAGGGGGTCATTTACCAGATCATCAAAGGCAGGATGTACTACGTTTCGACTTCGGAATACTCAGATTTTGATAAGCCTGACCGTTTTGCCGATTATTATCCCTACGACGAGACCGATCAGTGGCACAATTACCGATTGTTAGACCCTGAAGAAAAGCACATTACAAAAGAGGATCAGTGTCCTGAAAACGTGTTAAATCACAGCTTG ACATTATGTTTTCCAATGCTCGCATTTAAACTGGGGGCCGTTATGGCCCCCGACTCGTACCCTTAA